Proteins from a genomic interval of Uloborus diversus isolate 005 chromosome 4, Udiv.v.3.1, whole genome shotgun sequence:
- the LOC129221529 gene encoding uncharacterized protein LOC129221529, protein MQSALEHSREQTPLLQPHCTHASVHTCRRSRGREESRSRSAEQLEKTVAMPADVQRTDSDGMDSGFSTFPRSVTLASVGQWSNESPRFRRLPKDVPNDSGSFSIVGYDTQEASKQCRCVKLPVSSTRSCSAISGIMKT, encoded by the exons ATGCAGTCCGCCCTGGAGCATTCCAGGGAGCAGACCCCCCTCCTGCAGCCCCACTGTACGCACGCCTCCGTACACACCTGCCGAAGGTCGAGGGGTCGCGAAGAGTCGCGGTCCCGGTCTGCGGAACAGCTGGAAAAGACTGTCGCGATGCCTGCGGATGTCCAGAGGACGGACAGCGACGGCATGGACTCTGGATTCTCCACTTTTCCCAGGAGCGTGACGCTGGCCAGCGTGGGACAGTGGAGCAACGAGTCTCCCAGGTTCAGGAGGCTGCCCAAAG atgTTCCCAATGACAGCGGAAGCTTCTCCATAGTCGGTTACGACACCCAAGAGGCGTCCAAGCAGTGTCGCTGTGTAAAACTTCCCGTGTCTTCGACGCGTAGCTGTTCTGCAATTTCTGGAATcatgaaaacttga